One Laribacter hongkongensis DSM 14985 DNA window includes the following coding sequences:
- the rdgB gene encoding RdgB/HAM1 family non-canonical purine NTP pyrophosphatase, protein MFSRLVLASNNAGKLREFSALLAPLGVDEVLPQRALNVPEAEEPYGTFLENALTKARHASRLTGLPALADDSGLCVDTLGGAPGVLSARFAGEPKSDARNNAYLLERLAGNTRRRGHYYCVLVLVRSEDDPQPIVADAMWPGEILTAPRGDGGFGYDPLFWLPDHQCSVAELDPATKNRDSHRGQALRQLVSKLEALR, encoded by the coding sequence ATGTTTTCCCGTCTGGTCCTGGCTTCCAACAACGCCGGCAAACTGCGCGAATTCAGCGCGCTCCTGGCTCCGCTCGGCGTTGACGAAGTCCTGCCGCAGCGCGCCCTGAATGTTCCCGAGGCCGAAGAACCCTACGGCACCTTTCTGGAAAATGCCCTGACCAAGGCCCGTCATGCCAGCCGCCTGACCGGCCTGCCGGCACTGGCCGATGATTCCGGCCTGTGCGTCGATACCCTGGGCGGTGCGCCAGGCGTGCTGTCGGCACGCTTTGCCGGCGAGCCGAAATCGGATGCCCGCAACAATGCCTACCTGCTGGAAAGACTGGCCGGCAACACCCGCCGCCGGGGACATTACTACTGCGTGCTGGTGCTGGTCCGCTCGGAGGACGATCCGCAGCCGATCGTGGCCGATGCCATGTGGCCAGGCGAAATCCTGACCGCCCCGCGCGGTGACGGCGGATTCGGCTACGACCCGCTGTTCTGGCTGCCGGACCACCAGTGCTCGGTCGCCGAACTGGACCCGGCCACCAAAAACCGTGACAGCCACCGCGGCCAGGCCCTGCGCCAGCTGGTCAGCAAGCTTGAGGCCCTGCGCTGA
- a CDS encoding patatin-like phospholipase family protein, producing the protein MALCSLACVLPLVTQAASANAERPRIGLVLGGGGARGFAHLGVLEELERLRIPIDCLAGASAGALIGGFYAAGRPVAELQQQFADADWDAMLAGRAARSNVPFTVKRDDFLNYFDFAVGVRDGSLQLPRGAINSQEIDLFIRDLARNVHRDSFDALPIPFQAMATDLTTGEPVTFRSGDLATALRASMAVPGLFDPVPYGDSLLVDGGLARQLPIQNLKNQCADILIVVDVGTPSLKPGAIRSVLDVVAQATNIGVQQNVRQQMRYLDKRDIFIRPDLGNYTSASFSASPQLAELGRKAIRQHAEALSALSLDEDDYRAWQQRHQQVEERQPEVSRITVAETRYVSPEALRQPLERLEGQPLDTGELHRTLREAYASGDYERLNYGLRDEADGRVAIDVQAEDRSIAPNYLRFGMTFASETSGESTFNLNFGYTRRWLNAAGAEWRNVVRFGQKDAFGTEWYQPLSVGNPWFGYAAAGYSQRPFTLFNREGEQIARFDISSPRLSVGGGRSLGNYGEVRVGLTHGHDETRLSLGDPGVFGREGRRNPVGGIEASLVVDQFDSPRLPRSGYLATLHAYQGIRGLGDDDETRRLLMSLDKAYPFDANTVLRVTFKGSALLQSDSLQVDEFSTLGGFLNLSGYKADQLVGEKVALVRLMGYRRVASLPSALGSGLYLGGSLEAGRVWGVPDGYAQKTGWIPAGSLFAAADSLLGPLFLGVGYAEGGKLTAYLTLGMDY; encoded by the coding sequence ATGGCTCTGTGCAGTCTGGCCTGCGTGTTGCCGCTGGTGACCCAGGCCGCATCCGCCAATGCCGAGCGCCCGCGCATCGGTCTGGTACTGGGGGGCGGCGGCGCGCGAGGCTTTGCCCACCTGGGGGTGCTGGAGGAGCTGGAACGCCTGCGCATCCCGATCGACTGTCTGGCTGGTGCTTCGGCCGGTGCGCTGATCGGTGGTTTCTATGCTGCCGGGCGGCCGGTGGCCGAATTGCAGCAGCAGTTTGCTGATGCCGACTGGGATGCCATGCTGGCCGGGCGGGCTGCCCGCTCCAACGTGCCGTTTACCGTCAAGCGCGACGATTTCCTCAACTATTTCGATTTTGCCGTCGGCGTGCGCGATGGCAGTTTGCAACTGCCGCGAGGTGCGATCAATTCACAGGAAATCGACCTCTTCATCCGTGATCTGGCGCGCAACGTACACCGGGACAGCTTTGATGCCCTGCCGATCCCGTTTCAGGCCATGGCGACAGACCTGACCACCGGCGAGCCGGTGACCTTCCGTAGCGGAGACCTGGCCACGGCCTTGCGAGCCAGCATGGCGGTGCCGGGCCTGTTTGATCCGGTGCCCTACGGCGACAGCCTGCTGGTCGATGGTGGCCTGGCCCGCCAGCTGCCGATCCAGAACCTGAAAAACCAGTGTGCCGACATCCTGATCGTGGTGGATGTCGGTACGCCGTCGCTCAAGCCGGGCGCCATCCGCTCGGTGCTTGACGTGGTAGCGCAGGCCACCAACATCGGCGTGCAGCAGAACGTACGCCAGCAAATGCGCTATCTCGACAAGCGGGATATTTTCATCCGGCCGGATCTGGGTAACTACACCAGCGCCAGCTTCAGTGCCAGCCCGCAGCTGGCCGAGCTGGGGCGGAAGGCCATTCGCCAGCATGCCGAAGCCCTGTCGGCGTTGTCGCTGGACGAAGATGACTACCGGGCATGGCAACAGAGGCACCAGCAGGTCGAGGAACGCCAGCCGGAAGTCAGCCGGATTACGGTCGCCGAAACCCGCTACGTATCGCCCGAGGCGCTGCGTCAGCCACTGGAGCGGCTGGAAGGCCAGCCACTGGATACCGGAGAGCTGCACCGGACACTGCGCGAAGCCTATGCCAGCGGCGATTACGAGCGCTTGAATTACGGCTTGAGGGATGAGGCAGACGGCCGGGTGGCCATTGACGTACAGGCCGAGGATCGCTCCATCGCGCCCAACTATCTACGGTTCGGGATGACGTTTGCCTCGGAAACCAGCGGGGAATCCACCTTTAACCTGAATTTCGGCTACACCCGGCGCTGGCTGAATGCCGCCGGAGCCGAGTGGCGTAATGTAGTCCGCTTTGGGCAGAAGGATGCCTTCGGTACCGAGTGGTACCAGCCGCTGTCGGTCGGCAACCCGTGGTTTGGTTACGCCGCTGCCGGTTACAGCCAGCGCCCCTTTACCCTGTTCAACCGGGAGGGTGAACAGATTGCCCGTTTTGACATCAGCTCTCCGCGGCTGTCGGTCGGTGGCGGCCGGTCGCTGGGCAATTACGGTGAGGTCCGTGTTGGGCTGACGCACGGGCATGATGAAACCAGGCTGAGTCTTGGTGATCCGGGTGTATTCGGACGTGAAGGCCGGCGTAATCCGGTCGGCGGGATCGAGGCTTCACTGGTGGTCGACCAGTTCGACAGTCCCAGACTGCCGCGCAGCGGATATCTGGCGACGCTGCATGCTTACCAGGGCATCCGGGGGCTGGGGGATGACGATGAAACCCGGCGCTTGCTGATGAGTCTGGACAAGGCGTATCCCTTTGATGCCAATACCGTATTGCGTGTGACCTTCAAGGGCTCGGCACTGTTGCAGTCTGACAGCCTGCAAGTGGACGAGTTTTCGACCCTGGGCGGATTCCTGAACCTGTCGGGTTACAAGGCTGACCAGCTGGTTGGCGAAAAGGTTGCGCTGGTACGGCTGATGGGATACCGGCGGGTGGCCAGCCTGCCTTCGGCGCTGGGCAGCGGCCTGTATCTGGGCGGCTCGCTGGAGGCGGGGCGGGTCTGGGGTGTGCCGGACGGTTACGCGCAAAAAACCGGCTGGATTCCGGCAGGTTCGCTGTTTGCGGCAGCCGACAGTCTGCTGGGGCCGCTGTTTCTGGGTGTGGGCTATGCGGAGGGCGGCAAACTGACGGCTTATCTGACTTTGGGCATGGATTACTGA
- a CDS encoding cupin domain-containing protein — MNPSICLFSYVCPIPVYDEPREDRRVSGQPRRTTWNHYDSDDGVVSAGVWACETGRWRIAFAADKEEFFAVLEGRVRLWDADGVAVEVRAGDAAVIPAGFRGEFEVCEPVRKFYVVVSRNGGKAR, encoded by the coding sequence ATGAATCCGTCAATTTGCCTCTTTTCCTATGTGTGCCCGATTCCGGTGTACGACGAGCCACGCGAGGATCGCCGGGTCAGCGGTCAGCCGCGCCGGACGACCTGGAACCATTACGACAGTGATGACGGCGTGGTGTCCGCTGGTGTGTGGGCCTGCGAAACCGGCCGCTGGCGCATTGCGTTTGCTGCGGACAAGGAGGAGTTCTTTGCCGTGCTGGAGGGCCGGGTACGGCTGTGGGACGCCGACGGTGTGGCTGTCGAAGTGCGGGCCGGGGACGCTGCCGTGATTCCGGCAGGTTTTCGTGGCGAGTTCGAAGTCTGCGAGCCGGTACGCAAGTTTTACGTGGTGGTATCGCGTAACGGCGGAAAGGCACGATGA
- a CDS encoding GlxA family transcriptional regulator, with translation MPIPLRKRLHADSAPPTLRRYGFLLLPRFSLSSYALAMDVLAAANDRAERKLYDTLTLSLDGGRVRAANGIDLAADLAPEFAPKLDGIFVFADDLNVDFDCDLLAQQLMPFAQEGCLIAGMETASFLLARIGLLSGYRATIHWEEMARFSEAFDDVIVSSNLFEIDRQRASCAGGAATLDFMLTLIGQQHGNEFAAEISERFSLERIRPGSERQRIPLATRIGGSQPKLTEAVSLMEANIEEPLSTDDIAFYVGVSRRQLERLFKQYLNTVPSRYYLELRLNRARQLLQQTSKSIVQIGLSCGFSSGPHFSSTYRNHFGITPREERAQRALPARHGEA, from the coding sequence GTGCCCATTCCGCTCCGCAAACGACTCCACGCCGACTCTGCGCCGCCAACGCTCAGGCGTTATGGCTTCCTGCTGCTGCCGCGTTTCTCGCTGTCGAGCTACGCACTGGCAATGGACGTGCTTGCCGCGGCCAACGACCGTGCCGAACGCAAGCTCTACGACACCCTGACGCTGTCGCTGGACGGTGGCCGGGTGCGTGCGGCCAACGGCATTGACCTGGCAGCCGACCTGGCACCCGAATTCGCTCCCAAGCTCGATGGCATTTTCGTGTTTGCCGACGACCTGAACGTCGACTTCGACTGCGACCTGCTGGCCCAGCAACTGATGCCGTTTGCCCAGGAAGGCTGCCTGATTGCCGGCATGGAAACCGCCAGTTTCCTGCTGGCCCGGATCGGCCTGTTGTCGGGATACCGCGCCACCATCCACTGGGAAGAAATGGCACGCTTTTCCGAAGCATTTGATGACGTAATCGTATCGTCGAACCTCTTCGAAATTGACCGCCAGCGGGCCAGCTGCGCCGGCGGGGCTGCAACGCTGGATTTCATGCTGACGCTGATCGGCCAGCAGCACGGCAACGAGTTTGCCGCCGAGATTTCCGAGCGTTTCAGCCTTGAGCGCATCCGTCCGGGCAGCGAGCGCCAGCGCATCCCGCTGGCCACCCGCATCGGCGGCAGCCAGCCCAAGCTCACCGAAGCTGTCAGCCTGATGGAAGCCAACATCGAAGAGCCGTTGTCGACCGACGACATCGCGTTCTACGTCGGGGTATCGCGGCGGCAGCTCGAGCGCCTGTTCAAGCAGTACCTCAACACGGTGCCGTCACGCTATTACCTGGAGCTGCGCCTTAACCGCGCCCGACAGCTGTTGCAGCAGACCAGCAAGTCCATCGTGCAGATCGGCCTGTCGTGCGGATTTTCCAGCGGTCCGCACTTTTCCAGCACCTACCGCAACCACTTCGGCATCACGCCGCGCGAAGAACGCGCCCAGCGGGCCCTGCCTGCCCGGCACGGCGAGGCATGA
- a CDS encoding MarC family protein: MEVFKIFIALLVLVNPIGAIPIFISLTPNSTAEERQRIALTTSKAVAIVTVTFALLGETILKFLNISVGSFQVGGGILMMLIAIAMMNAKQTPTKTTRQEQEEAEFKTNIAVVPLAIPLMTGPGTMSTIIIYASTSHDWIELVMLLLACGLIAVTCYVALRAATPISRMLGQTGINIVNRVMGMVLAAVSVEVIVNGLYRLFPMLNH, translated from the coding sequence ATGGAAGTCTTCAAGATATTCATTGCGCTTCTCGTGCTGGTCAACCCGATCGGGGCCATTCCGATCTTCATCAGCCTGACCCCCAACTCGACGGCAGAAGAGCGCCAGCGCATTGCGCTGACCACATCCAAAGCGGTGGCCATCGTCACGGTCACCTTTGCCCTGTTGGGCGAAACCATCCTGAAATTCCTGAACATCAGCGTCGGGTCGTTCCAGGTCGGCGGCGGCATCCTGATGATGCTGATCGCCATTGCCATGATGAACGCCAAGCAGACGCCGACCAAGACCACGCGCCAGGAACAGGAAGAAGCCGAGTTCAAGACCAACATTGCCGTCGTGCCGCTGGCCATTCCGCTGATGACCGGTCCGGGCACCATGTCCACCATCATCATCTATGCCAGCACCTCGCACGACTGGATAGAACTTGTGATGCTGCTGCTGGCCTGCGGCCTGATCGCCGTGACCTGCTACGTAGCCTTGCGCGCCGCCACACCCATCAGCCGCATGCTTGGCCAGACCGGCATCAACATTGTCAACCGGGTGATGGGCATGGTGCTGGCGGCCGTGTCGGTAGAAGTCATTGTCAACGGGCTGTACCGGCTGTTTCCGATGCTCAATCATTAA
- the dapE gene encoding succinyl-diaminopimelate desuccinylase yields MNPTLELACELIRRNSTTPDDAGCQELMIARLERIGFTVERMRFGEVDNFWARRGSDSPTLCFAGHTDVVPTGPLTAWHSDPFEPVERDGHLFGRGAADMKASLAAFVTAIEDFVAGHPDHKGSIALLVTSDEEGVAVHGTRAVVETLAARGETFDWCIVGEPTSARQFGDTIKNGRRGSLSGKLTVKGVQGHIAYPHLARNPVHLLAPALAELAAIRWDEGNAHFPPTSWQASNIHGGTGATNIIPGTVEVQFNFRFSTEQTADGLKNAVHSLLDRHGLDYELEWNLSGNPFLTATGDLIAAIETAVKDVTGIMPELNTSGGTSDGRFIKDVCREVVEFGPLNATIHKVNECVAVEDVPKLSEIYRRTLASLLAR; encoded by the coding sequence ATGAACCCGACTCTCGAACTCGCCTGCGAGCTGATCCGCCGCAACTCCACCACACCGGACGATGCCGGCTGCCAAGAGCTGATGATCGCGCGCCTGGAACGCATCGGCTTCACGGTCGAGCGCATGCGTTTTGGCGAAGTGGACAATTTCTGGGCCCGCCGCGGCTCCGACAGCCCGACACTGTGCTTTGCCGGCCATACCGACGTGGTACCGACCGGCCCGCTGACCGCCTGGCATTCCGATCCGTTCGAGCCCGTCGAGCGGGACGGCCACCTGTTCGGCCGGGGCGCAGCCGACATGAAGGCCTCGCTGGCCGCATTCGTGACCGCCATCGAGGATTTTGTTGCCGGACATCCGGACCACAAAGGTTCGATCGCCCTGCTGGTGACCTCCGACGAAGAAGGCGTGGCCGTACACGGCACACGTGCCGTTGTCGAAACCCTGGCAGCCCGTGGCGAAACCTTCGACTGGTGCATCGTGGGCGAACCCACTTCGGCCCGACAGTTCGGAGACACCATCAAGAACGGCCGTCGCGGCTCGCTGTCCGGCAAGCTGACTGTCAAGGGCGTGCAGGGCCATATCGCCTATCCGCATCTGGCCCGGAACCCGGTCCACCTGCTGGCTCCGGCACTGGCCGAGCTGGCGGCCATCCGCTGGGACGAAGGCAACGCCCATTTCCCGCCGACCAGCTGGCAGGCATCCAACATCCATGGTGGCACGGGTGCCACCAACATCATCCCCGGTACGGTCGAAGTGCAGTTCAATTTCCGCTTTTCGACCGAACAGACTGCCGACGGCCTGAAAAATGCAGTTCATTCCTTGCTGGACCGGCATGGTCTGGACTACGAACTTGAATGGAACCTGTCAGGCAACCCGTTCCTGACCGCCACCGGTGACCTGATTGCTGCCATTGAAACAGCCGTGAAAGACGTCACCGGCATCATGCCGGAGCTCAATACCAGCGGCGGCACGTCCGACGGGCGCTTCATCAAGGATGTGTGCCGCGAAGTCGTTGAATTCGGCCCTCTCAACGCCACCATTCACAAAGTCAACGAGTGCGTGGCAGTGGAGGATGTGCCAAAACTGTCAGAGATATACCGGCGGACACTGGCATCCCTTCTGGCCCGCTGA
- a CDS encoding arsenate reductase, which translates to MLSLYGIPNCGSVKKARLWLENHGIDYRFHDFKKTGIDTARLESWLDQVPVDTLVNRKGTTWRGLSDADKARAASRDGAIGLMQQYPSLIKRPVVETGSSLLVGFDETRYTESFGA; encoded by the coding sequence ATGCTCAGCCTCTACGGCATCCCCAACTGCGGCAGCGTCAAGAAAGCCCGCCTCTGGCTCGAAAACCACGGCATCGACTACCGCTTCCATGACTTCAAAAAAACCGGCATCGACACCGCCAGACTGGAAAGCTGGCTTGACCAGGTACCGGTCGATACGCTGGTCAACCGCAAAGGCACCACATGGCGTGGCCTGAGCGATGCCGACAAGGCTCGCGCAGCAAGCCGCGACGGTGCCATCGGCCTGATGCAGCAATATCCCTCGCTCATCAAGCGTCCCGTCGTGGAAACCGGCAGCAGCCTGCTGGTCGGCTTTGACGAAACCCGTTACACCGAAAGCTTCGGCGCATGA